From a single Streptomyces liliifuscus genomic region:
- a CDS encoding CapA family protein, with amino-acid sequence MARTLRTRQATTVLAVLCCAAVVASCQGQDGPNRRGSPVGGGASAQSFTLVASGDVLPHSSIIDRAQADAGGYGYDFRPMLSGVKPVVARADLAICHMETVYGADGHYTGYPTFKSPPQVAEGLAATGYDACSTASNHTLDDGAAGIHRTLDALDRAGVRHAGSARSAAEASAPTIMQTGTAKVAHLAYTYGTNGFPLPAGAPWAVNLIDPDRIVTDARAARKAGADVVVVSLHWGTEWQDEPDTRQLTLSKRLTGARTDGRPDIDLILGTHAHVPQAYEKVNGTWVIYGMVDQIAGRMTNHGGAQDPRGNESTIGRFTFAPPERSGDRWRVEKAEFVPQWFDVDTGRVIDLNSALGQGADVSAVRDRIRRVVLSRGAAEDGLVMAKPAQ; translated from the coding sequence ATGGCGAGGACACTGCGCACCCGACAGGCGACAACGGTCCTCGCGGTCCTGTGCTGCGCCGCAGTTGTCGCGAGCTGTCAAGGGCAGGACGGGCCGAACCGCCGGGGGAGCCCGGTCGGTGGCGGAGCCTCGGCGCAGAGCTTCACCCTCGTCGCCTCCGGTGACGTCCTCCCGCACAGCTCGATCATCGACCGGGCGCAGGCCGACGCGGGCGGTTACGGCTACGACTTCCGCCCCATGCTGTCGGGGGTCAAACCCGTCGTGGCCCGGGCCGACCTGGCGATCTGTCACATGGAGACGGTCTACGGAGCCGACGGCCACTACACCGGCTACCCCACCTTCAAATCCCCGCCGCAGGTGGCCGAGGGCCTCGCCGCGACCGGCTACGACGCCTGCTCGACCGCCTCCAACCACACCCTGGACGACGGCGCCGCCGGTATCCACCGCACCCTCGACGCGCTCGACCGGGCCGGGGTGCGGCACGCCGGATCCGCCCGCAGTGCCGCCGAGGCGAGCGCGCCGACGATCATGCAGACGGGCACTGCCAAGGTCGCCCACCTCGCGTACACCTACGGCACGAACGGCTTCCCGCTCCCGGCCGGCGCACCCTGGGCCGTCAACCTCATCGACCCCGACCGGATCGTCACGGACGCCCGGGCCGCCCGGAAGGCGGGCGCCGACGTCGTGGTCGTGTCCCTGCACTGGGGCACCGAATGGCAGGACGAGCCCGACACCAGGCAGCTGACCCTGAGCAAGCGGCTCACCGGGGCCCGCACGGACGGCCGTCCCGACATCGACCTGATCCTCGGCACCCACGCCCACGTCCCCCAGGCGTACGAGAAGGTCAACGGCACCTGGGTGATCTACGGGATGGTCGACCAGATCGCCGGCAGGATGACCAACCACGGCGGGGCCCAGGACCCCCGCGGCAACGAGAGCACGATCGGCCGCTTCACCTTCGCCCCGCCGGAGAGGTCCGGCGACCGCTGGCGGGTCGAGAAGGCCGAATTCGTACCCCAGTGGTTCGACGTGGACACGGGCCGAGTGATCGACCTCAACAGCGCGCTCGGCCAAGGAGCCGACGTGAGCGCCGTACGCGACCGGATCCGCCGCGTCGTACTCAGCCGGGGCGCGGCCGAGGACGGCCTCGTCATGGCGAAACCGGCGCAGTAG
- a CDS encoding sigma-70 family RNA polymerase sigma factor has translation MTAATTMTSRTTAEHELAELQREHGAPLFALMLRLSDGDRQRAEDLVQETFVRAWQHPEALRADDFDSVRPWLLTVGRRLAIDARRARQARPAEVGDAVLESARVAADHAERSVATLDVREAVKTLTPEHREVLVQVYFRGASVAEAAEALGIPPGTVKSRAYYALRALRRVLPGYAADLR, from the coding sequence ATGACGGCCGCCACGACCATGACCAGCAGGACGACCGCCGAGCACGAGCTGGCCGAATTGCAGCGGGAGCACGGCGCACCGCTCTTCGCCCTGATGCTGAGGCTCTCCGACGGAGACCGCCAACGTGCCGAGGATCTGGTGCAGGAGACGTTCGTACGCGCCTGGCAGCATCCCGAGGCGCTGCGAGCCGACGACTTCGACTCCGTACGGCCCTGGCTGCTGACGGTCGGCCGGCGGCTTGCCATAGACGCGCGACGGGCCCGTCAGGCGCGGCCCGCCGAGGTCGGGGACGCCGTGCTGGAGAGTGCGCGGGTCGCGGCCGATCACGCGGAACGCTCCGTGGCGACCCTCGATGTGCGGGAGGCTGTGAAGACACTCACTCCCGAGCACCGTGAAGTCCTGGTGCAGGTGTATTTCCGGGGGGCGAGTGTGGCGGAGGCCGCCGAGGCCCTGGGGATTCCGCCCGGTACCGTGAAATCTCGCGCGTACTACGCGCTGCGCGCCCTGCGCCGGGTTCTTCCGGGATACGCGGCCGACCTGCGGTGA
- a CDS encoding anti-sigma factor family protein, with amino-acid sequence MRSLERHRDVGAYALGVLDEADAFRFEDHLTECPQCAVQIHELAATTRSLRAYAQATPRAVHPMTQAGPALLDRLLDDVVATRRSGRRRWLYAVAAAVVFAVGGPAVAVFTGDESSGGQTVAATDPSSGVWAEVTTLNRAWGSEVDLKVKNAPSLLRCELVAIGRDDSEQVVLSWTVPEKTGETAEGQPSEPMQGAAAMHPGEVVRYEVRNPDGKALVTLKAP; translated from the coding sequence ATGAGGTCGCTGGAACGCCACCGCGACGTCGGCGCATATGCGCTCGGCGTGCTGGACGAGGCGGATGCCTTCCGCTTCGAGGACCACCTCACGGAGTGTCCCCAGTGTGCGGTTCAGATACATGAACTGGCAGCCACCACACGGTCGTTGCGGGCTTACGCCCAGGCGACACCACGTGCGGTGCATCCCATGACGCAGGCCGGGCCGGCCCTGCTGGACCGGCTCCTGGACGATGTCGTCGCGACACGCCGCAGCGGGCGCAGGCGCTGGCTGTACGCGGTCGCCGCGGCCGTGGTCTTCGCCGTGGGCGGCCCCGCGGTCGCGGTCTTCACCGGGGACGAGTCCTCCGGCGGCCAGACGGTCGCGGCGACCGACCCGTCGTCGGGCGTATGGGCCGAGGTCACCACCCTGAACCGTGCCTGGGGCAGCGAAGTGGACCTGAAGGTCAAGAACGCGCCGAGTCTCCTGCGCTGCGAACTCGTCGCCATCGGCCGCGACGACTCGGAGCAGGTCGTACTCAGCTGGACCGTGCCCGAGAAGACCGGCGAGACCGCCGAGGGCCAGCCGTCCGAGCCCATGCAGGGCGCGGCGGCGATGCACCCCGGCGAGGTCGTCCGGTACGAGGTGCGCAACCCGGACGGGAAGGCCCTGGTGACACTCAAGGCCCCCTGA